A window of Cyanobacterium sp. T60_A2020_053 contains these coding sequences:
- a CDS encoding BrnA antitoxin family protein has translation MSNKFTSMKSMTDWKKLESMTDEDIDFSDCPEITPEMAKNAVVRRGLKFSKKQSLTLFLDAEIVNWYKQNEVDHQTEINKVLKEYIKNN, from the coding sequence ATGAGCAACAAATTTACTTCAATGAAATCTATGACTGATTGGAAAAAACTAGAATCGATGACTGATGAGGATATTGATTTTTCTGATTGCCCTGAAATTACCCCAGAAATGGCGAAAAATGCTGTCGTTAGGCGTGGTTTAAAATTCTCTAAAAAACAGTCTTTAACTCTTTTTCTTGATGCTGAAATTGTGAATTGGTATAAACAAAATGAAGTTGATCATCAAACTGAAATTAATAAGGTATTAAAGGAATATATTAAAAATAATTAA
- a CDS encoding type II toxin-antitoxin system HicB family antitoxin has product MSQAKKNDFDRFTITLFQDEEGDWVAYFVEMPNVSAFGDTPYIAIHELEIAWQGVKESYLKHGETIPVASSFQQ; this is encoded by the coding sequence ATGTCACAAGCAAAAAAAAATGATTTTGATCGTTTTACCATTACCCTTTTTCAAGATGAGGAGGGCGATTGGGTGGCTTATTTTGTAGAAATGCCCAATGTTTCTGCTTTTGGTGATACTCCCTATATTGCCATCCATGAATTAGAAATTGCGTGGCAAGGAGTGAAGGAAAGTTATCTTAAACATGGGGAGACAATTCCTGTAGCTTCATCTTTTCAACAGTGA
- a CDS encoding BrnA antitoxin family protein, translating into MRDNYDFSQGVKNPYFDRLKKRSKKQSLTLCLDDEIVNWYKQNEVDHQTEINHLLREYIKNH; encoded by the coding sequence ATGAGAGATAATTATGATTTTTCTCAAGGAGTTAAAAATCCTTATTTCGATCGTCTTAAAAAAAGATCAAAAAAACAATCCTTAACCCTTTGTCTTGATGATGAAATTGTCAATTGGTACAAACAAAATGAGGTTGATCATCAAACAGAAATTAATCATTTATTGAGAGAATATATTAAAAATCATTAA
- a CDS encoding N-6 DNA methylase produces MNFTEKKLEFDQKYGNVTLFKCFLPIHLTYHKETNFRKKNGDKNEEYYKWQFLFSLVHSGLYNKDFIGTEIQFPKGNKNSAPLKIDAAIFDDVTWFEKYEDYHVKGDKDSLEWLRKHLIVTIEFKKEDNKNIAEVWDKQLKAYLKESERDFCLGILYDTERLYLFRKHNSKFLRYSEEFNSKGEKSGTKDLALHLPDPYINLPNFAEVLEWTQPTTIDRSQRGIIDLDTISGVHSIQINNTMSTILRTMDKVGMVNQKGFEILIQILSLKIYDEKRNEKNPNHFLDFYITDEEKNFNSLADKKLQEFIKRITNLRDDAKGEYYRILQENPLNIKNENHIKVLIEVVSQFQDYSFVRSHKTDLYQLVFYKFATPFSKDQNAQFVTPLPLIDFLVNIVNPRNGETVIDPTVGIADFLSVAYVNSNSKLDDNNIFGMDIDDQMVMLATLNMLLNGDGNAKIKAKAGYGSLLTKFDQKGDLLDLVPSMNQEGNWEQRPDDNCLKKFDVVLTNPPFGDDRAFTPKDDKDLEMIQCYELWNLYGGKGKIDLGVIFLENAYRILKENGRLGIVLSNSIASIDSHKIAREWLMKKMRIVAIFDLPANVFAETGVNTTVIVAYKPSEKELTKLKQQNYQIFFKSIEKVGYEVKTSKRVKFFSPIYRVNYDNFEIEIDKDGRALLDEDFSLTITYFKKWCITQEKTLQDIFTQTK; encoded by the coding sequence ATGAATTTTACAGAAAAAAAACTAGAATTTGATCAAAAATATGGTAACGTAACACTTTTTAAGTGTTTCTTACCTATACATCTAACTTATCACAAGGAAACGAATTTTCGTAAAAAAAATGGAGATAAAAATGAGGAGTATTATAAATGGCAATTTTTATTTTCTCTTGTTCATTCTGGTTTGTATAATAAAGATTTTATAGGAACTGAAATTCAATTTCCAAAAGGGAATAAAAATTCTGCTCCATTAAAAATCGATGCAGCTATTTTTGATGATGTGACTTGGTTTGAAAAATACGAAGATTATCATGTGAAGGGCGATAAAGATAGCTTAGAATGGTTGAGAAAACATTTAATTGTAACCATTGAATTTAAAAAAGAAGATAATAAAAATATTGCGGAAGTTTGGGATAAACAGCTAAAAGCCTATTTGAAGGAAAGTGAGAGAGATTTTTGTTTAGGTATTTTATACGATACCGAAAGATTATATCTTTTTAGAAAACATAATAGTAAATTTTTAAGGTATAGTGAGGAATTTAATAGTAAAGGGGAAAAAAGTGGTACAAAAGATTTAGCGTTACATTTACCTGATCCTTATATAAATCTTCCTAATTTTGCTGAGGTTTTAGAATGGACACAACCAACAACAATTGATCGTTCTCAAAGAGGAATTATTGATTTAGATACTATTTCAGGAGTACATTCTATTCAAATCAATAACACTATGTCAACCATATTACGAACAATGGATAAAGTTGGTATGGTGAATCAAAAAGGTTTTGAAATTTTGATTCAAATTCTTTCTTTAAAAATTTATGATGAAAAACGAAATGAAAAAAATCCCAACCATTTTTTAGATTTTTATATTACAGATGAAGAAAAAAATTTTAATTCTTTAGCAGATAAAAAATTACAAGAATTTATTAAAAGAATAACTAATTTAAGAGATGATGCCAAAGGAGAATACTATAGAATTTTACAAGAAAATCCTCTTAATATTAAAAATGAAAATCATATTAAAGTTTTAATCGAAGTTGTTTCTCAATTTCAAGATTATTCTTTTGTTCGTTCTCACAAAACAGATCTTTATCAATTGGTTTTTTACAAGTTTGCAACTCCTTTTTCAAAAGATCAAAATGCTCAGTTTGTAACTCCTTTACCTTTAATTGATTTTCTTGTTAACATTGTTAATCCTCGTAACGGGGAAACTGTTATTGATCCCACTGTTGGTATTGCTGATTTTTTGTCAGTAGCTTATGTAAATTCCAATAGTAAATTGGATGATAACAATATTTTTGGAATGGATATTGATGATCAAATGGTGATGTTAGCTACTCTTAATATGCTGTTAAACGGTGATGGAAACGCTAAAATCAAAGCAAAAGCAGGTTACGGTTCATTACTTACTAAATTTGACCAAAAAGGTGATTTATTAGATTTAGTTCCTAGCATGAATCAAGAAGGAAATTGGGAACAAAGACCAGATGATAATTGTCTGAAGAAATTTGATGTTGTTTTAACAAATCCTCCTTTTGGAGACGATCGAGCTTTTACTCCAAAAGATGATAAAGATTTAGAAATGATCCAATGTTATGAACTCTGGAATTTATATGGTGGTAAAGGAAAAATTGATTTGGGAGTAATTTTTCTGGAAAATGCCTATCGTATTCTTAAGGAAAATGGCAGATTAGGAATCGTGCTTTCTAATTCTATTGCTAGTATTGATAGTCATAAAATTGCTCGTGAATGGTTAATGAAAAAAATGCGTATCGTTGCTATTTTCGATTTACCTGCGAATGTTTTTGCTGAAACTGGTGTAAATACGACTGTCATTGTTGCTTATAAACCTTCAGAAAAAGAATTAACCAAACTTAAACAACAAAACTACCAAATATTTTTTAAGAGTATTGAAAAAGTAGGGTATGAAGTTAAAACCAGTAAGAGAGTTAAGTTTTTTTCTCCTATTTATAGAGTCAATTATGACAATTTTGAAATAGAAATTGATAAAGATGGTAGAGCCTTATTAGATGAAGATTTCAGCTTGACAATCACTTATTTTAAGAAATGGTGTATAACTCAAGAAAAAACCTTACAAGATATTTTTACACAAACAAAATAA
- a CDS encoding type II toxin-antitoxin system HicA family toxin: MSRKQKLLDKAKNNPKGLSFDEFETLLSLYDWIFDHQTGSHRIWYSTKKARLSIQPAKNGKAKAYQVKQFLNLESEEK; encoded by the coding sequence ATGAGTAGAAAACAAAAATTATTAGACAAAGCCAAAAATAATCCTAAAGGGTTAAGTTTTGATGAATTTGAAACCTTATTAAGCCTATATGATTGGATCTTTGATCATCAAACAGGAAGTCATCGCATTTGGTATTCTACCAAAAAAGCACGTTTATCTATTCAACCAGCTAAAAATGGCAAAGCAAAAGCCTATCAAGTAAAACAGTTTCTCAATTTAGAATCGGAGGAAAAGTAA
- a CDS encoding BrnT family toxin, whose amino-acid sequence MKFEWDENKRQTNISKHGIDFIDAQKIFDYDTVTIEDDRFNYGEQRFIAIGLLNGKTIVVVYTEISNKIRIISARKATKNEQQIYFNEIYD is encoded by the coding sequence ATGAAATTTGAATGGGATGAAAATAAACGTCAAACAAATATTAGTAAACATGGTATAGATTTTATCGATGCTCAAAAAATATTTGATTATGATACGGTTACAATAGAAGACGATCGATTTAATTATGGTGAACAAAGATTTATTGCCATTGGCTTATTAAATGGTAAAACCATTGTGGTTGTTTACACAGAGATAAGTAATAAAATTAGAATTATATCAGCACGAAAGGCAACTAAAAATGAGCAACAAATTTACTTCAATGAAATCTATGACTGA
- a CDS encoding BrnT family toxin: MDELEFTWDEMKAQTNIKKHGVSFEEAKSAFYDESAIVIYDPDHSQQEDRFILLGVSDYSRLLIVCHCYRENDTIIRIISARKANKLEQKQYRRY; this comes from the coding sequence ATGGATGAGTTAGAATTTACTTGGGATGAGATGAAAGCTCAAACTAATATCAAAAAACATGGAGTTTCTTTTGAGGAAGCTAAATCAGCTTTTTATGATGAGAGTGCGATCGTCATTTATGATCCTGATCATTCACAACAAGAAGATAGGTTTATTTTGTTAGGAGTTAGTGATTATTCCCGTCTTTTAATAGTCTGTCACTGCTATCGTGAAAATGACACAATTATTCGTATTATTTCTGCTAGAAAAGCCAATAAATTAGAACAAAAACAATATAGAAGGTATTAA